One window of Papaver somniferum cultivar HN1 chromosome 9, ASM357369v1, whole genome shotgun sequence genomic DNA carries:
- the LOC113311298 gene encoding uncharacterized protein LOC113311298, translating into MGRTLFILLLTIIHASLIVNSVIAVNLKKGFSLKMIHREEERLQRLFEQSKSQARYIQSQILLQSNATHSVNPEAARSDQTWLQCEDATEVFAQDMPLYPWSSSTTYRPVPCNMHPLCKGYKCNVDGQCTYVTRYAAGAVTSGVVAEEKFTLGSSTGSGEWSFINQLGAAGQGNKRVGFPRGTFELNSQGKGDTLVDSGAPISMMFKDHFDRVADLVKAHFNNLVVEYVGRHEYFDVCFRLRGKFNITNYPSITLHFQQANYVISDYKSNFIVFNDIVCLGI; encoded by the exons ATGGGGAGAACTCTTTTCATCCTGCTTCTAACAATTATTCATGCATCACTAATAGTAAACTCAGTCATTGCGGTTAATCTAAAGAAAGGGTTTAGTTTGAAGATGATTCACAGAGAAGAAGAAAGGCTTCAAAGACTCTTTGAACAATCTAAATCTCAAGCACGCTACATCCAATCACAAATATTACTCCAGAGCAATGCAACACACTCTGTGAATCCTGAAGCTGCAC GTAGTGATCAGACATGGCTTCAGTGCGAAGATGCCACTGAAGTTTTCGCTCAAGATATGCCACTTTATCCTTGGAGTTCGTCAACTACATATCGTCCGGTTCCTTGTAATATGCATCCTCTTTGCAAGGGATATAAGTGCAATGTCGATGGCCAATGTACTTACGTAACACGATATGCGGCTGGTGCGGTCACGTCTGGTGTTGTTGCTGAAGAAAAATTCACTCTAGGCTCTAGTACTG GATCAGGAGAATGGTCTTTCATAAATCAATTAGGTGCTGCGggacaag GTAATAAAAGAGTGGGATTTCCTAGAGGTACTTTTGAACTTAACAGTCAAGGAAAAGGAGATACCCTTGTAGATTCTGGTGCTCCAATATCCATGATGTTTAAAGATCATTTTGATAGAGTTGCAGACTTGGTAAAGGCACATTTTAACAATCTCGTAGTTGAATATGTTGGTCGCCATGAATATTTTGATGTTTGTTTCCGCTTACGGGGAAAATTCAATATTACCAACTATCCTTCCATAACACTTCATTTTCAACAGGCCAACTATGTTATTTCAGATTACAAATCTAATTTCATAGTATTTAATGACATCGTTTGTCTAGGCATTTAG
- the LOC113307908 gene encoding NHP2-like protein 1, giving the protein MTMEEAVNPKAYPLADSQLAMTIHDLVQQAANYKQLKKGANEATKTLNRGISEFVVMAADAQPLEILLHIPLLAEDKNVPYVFVPSKEALGRACGVTKAVIACSVTTNEGSQLKSQITQLKDAIEKLLI; this is encoded by the exons atg ACTATGGAAGAAGCAGTAAATCCAAAGGCATACCCGTTAGCTGATTCTCAGCTAGCTATGACAATCCATGATTTGGTTCAACAAGCTGCTAATTACAAACAGCTCAAGAAAGGTGCCAATGAAG CTACAAAGACTTTAAATCGGGGTATCTCCGAGTTTGTAGTTATGGCAGCTGATGCTCAACCACTTGAAatccttcttcatattccactACTTGCCGAAGACAAG AATGTTCCTTATGTGTTTGTTCCTTCAAAAGAAGCCCTTGGTCGTGCATGTGGAGTCACAAAGGCCGTGATTGCATGTTCGGTGACGACCAATGAGGGGAGTCAGTTGAAATCTCAAATTACACAACTAAAG GATGCTATTGAAAAACTGTTGATATAA
- the LOC113308375 gene encoding uncharacterized protein LOC113308375: MAKGFLLVCMSFFFLAPNVFMILAMASEKATTSLPAHNQNEDHGSITGAAAPVPLPRKAGGNHHRSSSKSAGFSGSPASNPIITTKNNNNQKDLKSSSAASIFPEHGKSDSVAIAPSTATGEHHSVITDAVEEAHPHGETTPDENHGSEAAAAPQHGTIEGHNEEEHHEAAESPLSSRKLANHRHHHYHPSEKSVAGGGVILGGLATTFLVSIACYIRATRRNKKNNKINNISDREKDPQETTSP, translated from the coding sequence ATGGCGAAGGGATTTCTTCTTGTTTGTATGAGCTTCTTCTTCTTGGCACCAAAtgtttttatgattttagccatGGCCAGTGAAAAGGCTACAACAAGCTTACCTGCTCATAATCAAAATGAAGACCATGGCAGCATTACCGGAGCAGCAGCACCGGTGCCACTTCCACGAAAAGCGGGAGGCAACCATCACCGGTCTAGTTCCAAATCAGCCGGTTTCTCTGGCTCCCCAGCGTCTAATCCTATCATCacaacaaaaaataataacaaccagaAAGACCTAAAAAGCTCCAGCGCCGCATCCATTTTCCCGGAACATGGCAAATCTGATTCTGTTGCAATTGCACCATCTACTGCTACCGGTGAACACCACAGTGTAATTACTGATGCGGTTGAAGAAGCACATCCTCATGGAGAAACCACTCCTGATGAAAACCATGGGAGTGAAGCTGCCGCTGCTCCTCAGCATGGGACTATTGAAGGACATAATGAAGAAGAGCACCATGAAGCTGCTGAATCACCATTGAGCAGCAGAAAGTTAGcgaatcatcgtcatcatcattatcatccaaGCGAGAAATCAGTTGCCGGAGGTGGAGTCATATTGGGGGGACTGGCGACGACTTTTCTCGTATCAATTGCGTGTTACATTAGAGCAACTAGGAGGaacaagaaaaacaacaaaattaacaaTATCAGTGACAGAGAAAAAGATCCTCAGGAAACCACATCACCTTGA